The following are from one region of the Sardina pilchardus chromosome 4, fSarPil1.1, whole genome shotgun sequence genome:
- the ing1 gene encoding inhibitor of growth protein 1: MLNPANGDPVHVVTKYVEEYLDLVESLPLDLQRCVSLMREIDAKYQEILQELDETYEKHRQETDPVQRRRLLHSIQRALIRTQELGDEKIQIAGQMVELVENRTRQVDWHVELFQACQAGSPETSTPVGSTSAVTPVAMTPPALTSGKPSLDKRREETPSSVEKSGGGGGGGGSSSSSKRSRRQKNGGENRENSNYSTDHGDEVVVGTPKEKRAKPSNSSSKKKKRSKAKQEREASPADLPIDPNEPTYCLCEQVSYGEMIGCDNEECPIEWFHFSCVGLHHKPKGKWYCPKCRGENEKTMDKALERSKKERAYNR; this comes from the exons ATGTTGAACCCCGCCAACGGGGATCCAGTACACGTTGTAACCAAATATGTCGAGGAGTATTTAGATTTGGTTGAATCGTTGCCCCTCGACTTACAAAGATGTGTGTCTCTGATGAGGGAGATCGACGCAAAATATCAAG AAATCCTGCAGGAGCTGGATGAGACTTATGAGAAGCACCGACAGGAGACTGACCCAGTCCAGAGGAGGCGACTTCTCCACTCGATCCAGCGAGCCCTGATCCGGACCCAGGAGCTGGGCGATGAGAAGATCCAGATCGCGGGCCAGAtggtggagctggtggagaATCGGACCCGGCAGGTGGACTGGCACGTCGAGCTGTTCCAGGCCTGCCAGGCCGGCTCGCCCGAGACCAGCACCCCCGTGGGGTCCACATCCGCCGTGACCCCCGTCGCCATGACTCCCCCGGCCTTGACGTCCGGCAAGCCCAGCTTGGACAAGCGGCGTGAGGAGACTCCCAGCTCTGTGGAAAAGtccggtggcggcggtggcggcgggggcagcagcagcagcagtaagcGCTCGCGCCGGCAGAAGAACGGCGGCGAGAACCGTGAGAACTCCAACTACAGCACGGACCATGGCGACGAGGTGGTCGTCGGCACGCCAAAAGAGAAGCGCGCCAAGCCCTCCAACTCCTCGTCCAAGAAGAAGAAGCGGTCAAAGGCCaagcaagagagggaggcatCGCCCGCCGACCTGCCCATCGACCCCAACGAGCCCACGTACTGCCTGTGTGAGCAGGTCTCCTATGGCGAGATGATTGGCTGCGACAATGAGGAGTGCCCCATCGAGTGGTTCCACTTCTCGTGCGTGGGTCTCCACCACAAACCAAAAGGGAAATGGTATTGTCCCAAATGCCGTGGCGAGAACGAAAAGACTATGGACAAGGCACTGGAGAGGTCCAAAAAGGAGAGGGCGTACAACAGGTAG
- the ube2al gene encoding ubiquitin conjugating enzyme E2 A, like: protein MSTPARRRLMRDFKRLQEDPPAGVSGAPSENNIMVWNAVIFGPEGTPFEDGTFKLTVEFTEEYPNKPPTVRFVSKMFHPNVYADGSICLDILQNRWSPTYDVSSILTSIQSLLDEPNPNSPANSQAAQLYQENKREYEKRVSAIVEQSWRDS, encoded by the exons ATGTCTACTCCAGCGAGAAGGCGACTTATGAGAGATTTTAAACG GCTCCAAGAGGACCCCCCGGCAGGCGTCAGTGGAGCCCCATCTGAGAACAACATAATGGTGTGGAATGCAGTGATATTCGG GCCAGAAGGAACTCCGTTTGAAGACG GCACATTTAAACTTACAGTCGAATTCACAGAAGAGTATCCAAACAAACCTCCGACAGTGCGGTTTGTCTCAAAGATGTTTCATCCAAATG TGTATGCAGATGGGAGTATATGCTTAGACATTCTACAAAATCGCTGGAGCCCAACATATGATGTGTCTTCTATTCTCACTTCAATTCAG TCCCTGTTAGATGAACCAAACCCGAACAGTCCAGCAAATAGCCAGGCAGCACAGCTTTATCAAGAAAACAAGCGGGAGTATGAGAAACGCGTGTCAGCCATTGTGGAGCAGAGTTGGAGGGACAGTTGA
- the ankrd10b gene encoding ankyrin repeat domain-containing protein 10b, with product MRRMSVGIESGFSSEEVLNIRFPLHRACRDGDVGALCSILQCTTNQADLAVEDSFYGWTPLHWAAHFGKLECVMRLVQVGCGVNLETSRFAQTPTHIAAFGGHPDCLLWLLQAGADINRQDYVGESPIHKAARAGSIDCINALLMRGAKADLRNASGLTAADLAHAQGFQECAQLLANAQNQQLNCMTNGSSTNGSIANGDQAITQLRSFLKGAPSRKRSLDSMEPDHIKKARTDTLQFPMKALNGCAQEDLMEAMHMEPCSAAPTTGDLHGSSLQAVPQPFSTRQANGHGFPGNCVDLMADIRHGGHLGNMRDAIQTGNVGNGLRFGNHQGLGDTAESVEDGGSEMDHHTSVKAEEHYDHVLYSTMLLYHGC from the exons ATGCGCAGAATGTCGGTGGGCATAGAATCTGGCTTCTCCAGCGAGGAGGTGCTGAACATTAGATTCCCTTTGCATCGGGCGTGCAGGGATGGAGATGTAGGCGCCTTGTGCTCGATTCTTCAGTGTACGACCAACCAGGCAGACCTAGCCGTGGAAGATTCTTTCTACGGATGGACACCGCTGCACTGGGCGGCCCATTTTGGAAAG CTGGAGTGCGTGATGCGTCTGGTGCAGGTGGGCTGTGGTGTGAACTTGGAGACGTCACGTTTCGCCCAGACCCCCACACACATTGCTGCCTTTGGAGGCCACCCTGACTGCCTGCTGTGGCTGCTACAAGCTGGGGCCGACATCAACCGACAG GACTATGTGGGTGAGAGCCCCATCCATAAGGCGGCCCGTGCTGGCAGCATCGACTGTATTAATGCCCTCCTGATGCGGGGGGCAAAAGCGGA CTTAAGGAACGCCAGTGGGCTGACCGCTGCCGACCTGGCCCATGCCCAGGGCTTTCAGGAGTGTGCACAGCTGCTGGCCAACGCGCAGAACCAGCAGCTCAACTGCATGACCAACGGCTCCTCCACCAACGGCTCCATCGCCAACGGGGACCAGGCCATCACCCAGCTGCGCAGCTTCCTCAAGGGGGCGCCCAGCAGAAAGAGGTCCCTGGACAGCATGGAGCCGGATCACATCAAGAAGGCCAGAACTGACA CTCTCCAGTTTCCCATGAAGGCCCTGAACGGCTGTGCCCAAGAGGACCTGATGGAAGCCATGCACATGGAGCCTTGCTCGGCGGCACCGACCACAG GTGATCTTCATGGCTCAAGTCTGCAGGCAGTTCCTCAGCCCTTCAGCACCCGCCAGGCCAATGGGCATGGGTTTCCTGGTAACTGTGTTGACCTCATGGCCGACATCAGACATGGAGGCCATTTAGGGAACATGCGTGACGCCATCCAGACCGGTAACGTTGGCAACGGGCTGCGTTTTGGGAACCACCAGGGCTTGGGGGACACGGCAGAAAGCGTTGAGGACGGAGGCAGTGAGATGGACCACCACACCTCTGTGAAGGCTGAAGAACACTATGACCACGTGCTCTACAGCACCATGCTTCTTTACCACGGATGTTAA